From the genome of SAR324 cluster bacterium, one region includes:
- a CDS encoding NADH-quinone oxidoreductase subunit C: MPEESSENTESIEVSEPVETSVVINLVQQEYPAAILSTHRHRGDETIVLKREFIQPVCRLLRNHPDCQFEMMVDLTAVDYLLLETNLQQTARFEVVYHLRSLSKDRRIRLKCPVPEDDCQIPSIHMLWDAVNWYERECYDMYGIHFEEHPNLTRILMYEQFQGYPLRKDYPMDKQQPLLELNDVEERYHYGRFE, translated from the coding sequence ATGCCTGAGGAAAGTTCAGAAAACACAGAGAGCATTGAGGTTTCAGAACCCGTTGAAACCAGTGTGGTCATCAATCTGGTTCAGCAGGAGTATCCTGCAGCGATTTTGAGCACCCATCGGCATCGTGGCGACGAGACCATCGTATTAAAACGTGAGTTTATCCAACCGGTCTGCCGACTACTACGAAATCATCCAGATTGCCAATTTGAGATGATGGTTGACTTGACCGCCGTTGACTACTTGCTGTTAGAAACCAATCTACAGCAAACCGCGCGCTTTGAAGTCGTCTACCATCTACGCTCGCTCAGCAAGGACCGCCGAATTCGCCTGAAGTGTCCTGTACCTGAAGACGATTGCCAGATTCCTTCAATTCACATGCTCTGGGATGCAGTCAACTGGTACGAACGAGAATGCTACGACATGTACGGCATTCACTTTGAGGAACACCCCAATCTAACCCGCATCTTGATGTATGAACAGTTTCAGGGATATCCCTTGCGCAAAGACTATCCTATGGATAAGCAGCAACCTCTGCTCGAACTCAACGATGTCGAGGAGCGTTACCACTATGGGAGGTTTGAGTGA